CCTTGTAAAATTTCCTCCCTTTCCAATTCATCAAAACGCAATTTGTAAAAAGAAAACAAACTGTGCATCTCTACAAATAACTGCCTTATTGCCTGCATCTCATCTTTCTTTAACATCGGATGAGTTTTAATAATTTTTAACAAAATATTGATTTTATTGATCACGTTGGGCAGGTGATCGGATTTGACGGCAGAATCTAATAACTCAATGATTTGGTTGTAATCGTCTTTAACCAACCGGAAAAACTCTTCCGCTCTATCGCTCTCATATTTATCTGCCATCATCTTTCGCAGTTCGGCGGCCGAATAGGCATTGCCAATCAATTCCTTTCCGGCGGATTCCGGTTCTGCAGGGCCGGGACTCTGTAAAAAGGCTGAGGTATCCTCTATTTTTTTCATATCGGAAGCGATGGCCGTTTCTTCGGGCGTCTGGTCTGTTTTCGCTTCTGCCGCAGGTTCTTTAGCCCGCTCTTCGTCCTCTTTTATTTCCGCTGGCGCCGCCTCTTCAACGTCCGGTTCATTTTCTGGGCCAGATTCCGCTTCCGCCAGTTCGCTGGTTACGCTTTCTGATTGTTCAACAGTCCCCGCGATGGTCTCTTTTTTTGTTGAACTTTCTTCGGTTTTCTCAACCAGCTCTTCTTCAACGATCTCTTCGGAATCCTCTTCGCTTTCCGCCTTTTCAGATAAAGGGGTTTCAACCCGGGCTTCATCCGCGTCGTCGGTCTTTGCCGCTTCTACCGTTTCCGGAGCCGCTGTTTCTGCAGCGGGCGACGCTTCTTTTTCGGAAACTTCCTCGGCCGTTTTTTCTGCCTGTTCCTCCGTCGTCTCCTTTTCTGATTCTTCGCTCACCAGTTGAATGGATCTTTTAAGAGGCTTGTGCGCGCGCTCCTCTTCCGGCACCGGCGTGGCAATAGTTTTACCCATGCGTTGTGCCACCACCTGAGCGCTTGATTCAAAATTCAAAATAACCTGACCATCCAGGGTTAACAGCGGGGTTCCTGGCTGCTTCAGCGGACGCGTTCCGCCTTTTTCAATCCACCGTCGCCTCAGGGTTTCGGTGTTCAGGCGCATTCTCACAAGTTCATCATAAATTCTGTCCGGATCCACTTTTATATTGCCATACTCATCTCTGCGCAATTCGTAGGCGATGAGCTTTGGCCCAAATTCCGGATGCTTTCGGACGATGTCGTAAATCTTTGTTTTAACCTCAATGCTTAAATGTTTTTTCTCGATCGGATCGTCCATTACCGAAAGGAATTCTTTAAGAGCATTTAATCCCTTGCTTTCGATAATATTTTTGTAGCGGTAATAATGGGCGGGCGAAACTTTCAACTTAGCCAGGGCGTCTTTAACCTTCATACCGGAATCGATCAGCTTTTTAAGCTCTTGCTGCGTTCTGATGATGACCTCGCTGGGCATCATCTTTTCACGAATGGCCACTACCGTAATGTCGTCATTTTGCGGTGCCCCGCCAGTAAATTCCTTTAGTTCTTTGTTGATCGTTTTAATAAACTCCACCACGCTCAAATGCGCGTTTCGGCGGATTGAATCCAGAAAACGTTCTTCGCGGTACAATTCGCGTTTACGGTTCATGGCTTCCGTAACGCCATCGGTGTAAAGCACCAGGATGTCGTCTTCACGCAGGCGGATGGATTCGGAGGTAATGGTGCGACGAAAAAGGTCCGGATCGGGCAATTGAATTCCCACCGGAAAGCCCGGCGGATTCAAATAGTAGGTTTGCTTGGTAGAATTGCGGTAAAGGATCATGGGATTATGACCGGCGCTGGCAAAATGAATCTCCCGGTTACGCGAGTCGAGCACCACATAAAACATGGTCACAAACATGCCGCGCTTCATGTCATCCACCACAAACTCATTCACGCGCGCCAGTACATCGGCTGGATTTTTATTGCCCCGCGCCTCAAGACGCAGCGCCGTCCGGATCATGGTCATAATCATGGAGCCGGGCACGCCCTTACCGGAAACATCGGCCACGCAAATGCCAATGGTGTCGTCGTCCACTTCCACAAAATCGAACAGATCGCCGCCCACCTCTTTGGCCGCCTCGTAGTAAGAGGCGATGTCGTAGCCTTCCACTTTGGGAAAATCACTGGGCAGGAGCATTTGCTGAATTTCCTGCGCCACCTGCAACTCTTTTTGCAGCTTTTGCTGTTCGACCAGAGTGACCTGCGCTTCACGAAACTTATTGGTCATCTCATTAAAGGCCTGAGCAATTTCACCGATTTCATCGGAGGCGTCAATATCGATTTCGTCCTGATCCACCTTGCCGTGCACCACCTGCCGTACCCATTCGGCCAGACTGTGGAAAGGCTGTAAAATACGATGGATGAGAAAAAAGATGGGCACATAACCTGCGATTAAAATGATCATTAACACGATGATCAAACGCAGTTTTTTGTTGAAAACCAGGTCTTCAATGGTCTTTTCATTCACCCAAACGTGCACTTCGCCCAGTTGCAGACCGTTCGTCATTTTTACCGGAATCGACAGGTCTTTAACCGTTAACGTATCGTTAACCTGATAGGTTGACAGAACCGCCCGCTGAACGGTGTCGGGCTTTTCTGCGACCGGTTTGAACGCCAACTTTTTAAAAGGATAAATTTTTTCCGGATTGCTCCAGGCCAGAAGCGAGCTATCGGCATCTACGATAAACACCTCGTAAATAAAGGTAGGATGGCTGGCCCTTACTTTATAAGCTTTTTCGAACAGGATCGCCGAATTTTCCGCCAGCATATCGTCAACAATATTGGCGGCAAGCGCTTCGCCGGCTGTCGCCGAAAGCGTGTAAATATCGTTCCTGATATTTTTCTCAGTATTGTAATAGATGGGCACAAAAAACAACAGCGCAATAATGGTAAAAATAATACTGGCCAGAATCGAATATTTAGCCTTTAAATTTAACGCATTCCACTTTTCCAGAAGTAACGGCTCATGGGTCTGATCCCGGAACTTGGTCAAGCGCAGCTCATTTCCTCGCTCGGTTACGGCATACTGCATATCGTCCATTAGCTTGCGCATCATCAAAATGCCCAGCCCGCCTTTTTTGCCGATTTTAATGTACTTGTCCAGGTCGGGTGTATTGGCCTGGCGGGGGTCATAACTAATTCCCTGGTCGATGATGATAATGGTCAGGCTTAACCTGCGAATGATGGCCTTGATCGTAATTTCACCGTTTTTAATATCGCGATAGCCATGGCGGATGATATTGGTACAGGCCTCATCAACCACCAGTTTAAAAGAATTGATAATTTTGTCGTCAAACCGGAACTTCTTCCCGATTCTTTCGATGAAATCCCGCACCTGAGTCAGGTAACTCATCTGGGCGGGAATGGTAATCTCTTCTTTTCGGACGTTTTTAAACATTTAAACTACCAATGTTACTTAGTCTTTTTCAAGCGCTCACGGGCATTTTCTATGGCCGTTAACACTTTTTTATTATACGGATAATCTTTCAAAATTTCCTGCCAAATGTCAATAGCCTGCTGATATTTTCCTTTCACAAACATATCGACGCCCTGCAAAAAGCGTTTTTCGGCCGCCGGATCCAGTTCTTCCTGTTTGCTTCTGGATTCGATGCGCGCTTTTTCGTAATACTGTTTTACCAGCTCATTTTCCGGATTCAGTCTCAGGGCTTCTTCAAACACCTTTAAGGCCAG
This sequence is a window from Caldithrix abyssi DSM 13497. Protein-coding genes within it:
- a CDS encoding SpoIIE family protein phosphatase produces the protein MFKNVRKEEITIPAQMSYLTQVRDFIERIGKKFRFDDKIINSFKLVVDEACTNIIRHGYRDIKNGEITIKAIIRRLSLTIIIIDQGISYDPRQANTPDLDKYIKIGKKGGLGILMMRKLMDDMQYAVTERGNELRLTKFRDQTHEPLLLEKWNALNLKAKYSILASIIFTIIALLFFVPIYYNTEKNIRNDIYTLSATAGEALAANIVDDMLAENSAILFEKAYKVRASHPTFIYEVFIVDADSSLLAWSNPEKIYPFKKLAFKPVAEKPDTVQRAVLSTYQVNDTLTVKDLSIPVKMTNGLQLGEVHVWVNEKTIEDLVFNKKLRLIIVLMIILIAGYVPIFFLIHRILQPFHSLAEWVRQVVHGKVDQDEIDIDASDEIGEIAQAFNEMTNKFREAQVTLVEQQKLQKELQVAQEIQQMLLPSDFPKVEGYDIASYYEAAKEVGGDLFDFVEVDDDTIGICVADVSGKGVPGSMIMTMIRTALRLEARGNKNPADVLARVNEFVVDDMKRGMFVTMFYVVLDSRNREIHFASAGHNPMILYRNSTKQTYYLNPPGFPVGIQLPDPDLFRRTITSESIRLREDDILVLYTDGVTEAMNRKRELYREERFLDSIRRNAHLSVVEFIKTINKELKEFTGGAPQNDDITVVAIREKMMPSEVIIRTQQELKKLIDSGMKVKDALAKLKVSPAHYYRYKNIIESKGLNALKEFLSVMDDPIEKKHLSIEVKTKIYDIVRKHPEFGPKLIAYELRRDEYGNIKVDPDRIYDELVRMRLNTETLRRRWIEKGGTRPLKQPGTPLLTLDGQVILNFESSAQVVAQRMGKTIATPVPEEERAHKPLKRSIQLVSEESEKETTEEQAEKTAEEVSEKEASPAAETAAPETVEAAKTDDADEARVETPLSEKAESEEDSEEIVEEELVEKTEESSTKKETIAGTVEQSESVTSELAEAESGPENEPDVEEAAPAEIKEDEERAKEPAAEAKTDQTPEETAIASDMKKIEDTSAFLQSPGPAEPESAGKELIGNAYSAAELRKMMADKYESDRAEEFFRLVKDDYNQIIELLDSAVKSDHLPNVINKINILLKIIKTHPMLKKDEMQAIRQLFVEMHSLFSFYKLRFDELEREEILQGVKLILNYFKNNNIFASYDKLIETINAVGIMNFQLIRAYQQKQVSADNPLQRLREQLKNKKIISDDAIVGQKTK